A single region of the Salvia miltiorrhiza cultivar Shanhuang (shh) chromosome 8, IMPLAD_Smil_shh, whole genome shotgun sequence genome encodes:
- the LOC130998499 gene encoding uncharacterized protein LOC130998499, which translates to MLTELDEWRNEAYESSRIYKERAKKFHDLNIRTKEFKPGHEVLLYDSKLRLFPGKLQSRWRGPYVVHKSNWNGTYELLASNGSTFTVNGHRLKPYFKAELDRDVEVVNFVDP; encoded by the coding sequence ATGCTGACGGAGTTAgatgagtggaggaatgaaGCTTACGAGAGTTCCCGGATCTACAAGGAAAGGGCGAAGAAGTTCCATGATTTGAACATTCGCACAAAGGAATTCAAGCCGGGACATGAGGTACTCTTGTATGATTCTAAGCTTCGTCtatttcctggcaagctgcagtcTAGATGGAGAGGTCCTTACGTGGTTCACAAGAGTAATTGGAATGGGACCTATGAGTTGCTTGCGTCGAATGGGTCTACTTTCACTGTTAATGGCCATCGCCTCAAACCATATTTCAAAGCAGAGCTGGACCGCGACGTGGAAGTGGTCAACTTCGTTGATCCGTGA